A single window of Paenibacillus sp. SYP-B4298 DNA harbors:
- a CDS encoding cohesin domain-containing protein, with translation MRKKAFIWIMTLSMIVSMLPFSSSAVTADSVTSVTSKTIYVATNGNDNTGDGTQDKPYKTVAKAKEVVKTLPKTGGDIVVQIADGFYSLDETLVFNKDDSGSASSTVRYEAAPGAKPVISAGEMLEKGVWTEAVGLTQTGGLKAYKTTLKRNDKLRAIYVNDKIANMTLSSPIVSANRTVNGTPTVSFTAADNDWAWRDGNNIRAGIVFDASVGLKTGTKNPQNIEAESVGGSTARWARPFVTFASIEPAPAASNKPDGVMLRFQMPYGAISQSLSNNTQYNPGNNQVIRNAFEFFNKRGDFYFDQAESTLYYIPLEGEDINKADVVIPKLETVLDIRGIPVGDRLNPIAGSDDGRVKHITFKGLKFAHTDYKLFELTGTYTLSDGSGKVTTTSRGYASVQGSIVNTVYFPSSINWHETFYRGYDIPPAAIMINAARNIKVLNGEIMLTGFNGIHVENDVKDIEVTGNYIADTLASGIVIGHPHHIYENDVPIKHESSVQVSGTPIRSWAGVDKEKFKAGTEAVPENIYITNNFFFRNCYGFPGANTLASFYTTNMQVLHNYFYDSTYGALSIGWGWDEYDGFGFTAQGTNKTGGPYHGTHETSVARSPEISTTSRNNKINYNRVEEICTIVNDSGAIYSLGRQGDPGTLPGGGTWDTVSTLTNNPVTDKTSNWHSDNWTNYTEMNYNFLDPNPTGKPTTSNNWTNGFHPDEGSTFIKMIGNVVQSKLSHAPGQSRLFEFNNWKRKSDMIAIEGYVDGDNNQNGGPRITYDNYKSEARIWPVKGNEIVLNSGLTDEYTHMIPRSLIADTEFELASNVIVGVGGEKVSRRGLLKAEDTVWLAPANTTVFEEGPTMTKAAGNAKSINTPAAAGQYKLYIVYGDGRATATSKYTAYVDASESTANVENGKSYEVSAVRPLKLTLSNDYIFTLNGTPVADGHEINTAGSWTLVGSTSTPAITIQFSTTVSVANKLLTSDVTVVPGGTVRFKHDLDDATQKIWISSSSGGHFDGGDDETVASGDALGMKAPMLPGPYIIYVLAADGEVLSQSDARVIVSETASVDTAADKALLSVLIEGATDKDSKLYTRSTWKAFERALSDAKTAASNAEIGQTAADNAYYALRNAIKELQLVGKQLVEVFKEDFESGTLDSGKWKGQNNQVSVTDSKVMQFGPTANSNVRAQTVEEFGDMEMTFDFNVNSGTGDQGFYIYFRTTDRTVPANLSNRNGFELAIGPGFNPNLRIFEHVNNNATYQLSGGSTAIQRDSWYKAKIVIEEGMLYTKFWPRDSEEPTQWTMSGAISNGAKERGKGHVSFEFYGNQRSGMIDNVVIKEFREPVLTEEYAEINGPSAVIAGHPVQLSIGIDNLVKGIDAFSVEVNYDPAKFAFETLTDADGVVSLADSAITNVHPDLNILATAVKQQTGKILIIASTKGSLYQNSGELFVLNGRAASSASAGGTSVSLSDFVVTAQADARNISTEEAVLDIQVRITDNSALAAVIEQAEELLSRSKEGSQPGQYPVGSKAVLQGAVQSAILVRDNNAATESDIAQAITALKQAISVFRNSVMSYPDVSKTELTKAIEAAKLRLDTAEKGNKIGQYTSAAIRALDEAIQQAVAVKNDGLASQSTVNQAVTALHEAVGVFATRIVTFVPGQTAVTILDLSYLAKYYGTKSSDSDWIKVEPANLFDSGEITIRELSAVARMIVENWLSE, from the coding sequence GTGAGAAAAAAGGCATTCATTTGGATAATGACTTTGAGCATGATAGTTTCTATGCTACCCTTTTCATCATCGGCTGTTACGGCTGACAGCGTGACAAGTGTGACAAGTAAAACGATCTATGTTGCTACAAATGGCAATGATAACACAGGTGACGGAACACAAGACAAGCCGTACAAAACGGTTGCCAAGGCGAAAGAAGTCGTAAAGACGCTGCCTAAGACCGGCGGTGATATCGTCGTTCAAATTGCGGATGGATTTTATTCGCTGGATGAAACGCTGGTTTTTAACAAGGATGACTCCGGAAGTGCAAGCAGCACGGTTCGCTATGAGGCGGCACCAGGTGCAAAGCCTGTCATTAGCGCTGGTGAAATGCTGGAAAAAGGGGTATGGACAGAAGCGGTTGGTCTGACCCAGACGGGTGGCTTAAAGGCCTATAAAACGACCCTTAAACGGAACGATAAGCTGCGCGCCATCTATGTAAATGATAAAATCGCCAACATGACGCTGAGCTCGCCGATCGTTTCGGCCAACAGAACAGTCAACGGCACCCCCACAGTCAGCTTTACCGCTGCCGATAACGATTGGGCGTGGCGGGACGGCAACAATATCCGGGCGGGGATCGTATTCGATGCCAGCGTAGGTCTGAAGACGGGAACGAAAAATCCTCAAAACATCGAAGCCGAAAGCGTAGGCGGCTCCACTGCCAGATGGGCCAGGCCTTTTGTCACCTTCGCGTCGATCGAACCAGCGCCGGCTGCCAGCAACAAGCCTGATGGCGTCATGCTTCGGTTCCAGATGCCGTATGGAGCGATTTCACAGTCTCTGAGCAATAACACGCAATACAATCCAGGTAACAATCAAGTCATTCGTAATGCTTTCGAGTTCTTCAACAAACGCGGAGATTTCTATTTTGACCAGGCGGAGAGCACGCTGTATTACATCCCGCTTGAAGGCGAGGATATTAATAAAGCCGACGTGGTCATTCCAAAGCTGGAGACGGTTCTGGACATCAGAGGCATTCCTGTAGGCGATCGGTTGAATCCTATTGCAGGCTCGGATGATGGACGTGTCAAACACATCACGTTCAAGGGGCTGAAGTTTGCTCATACCGACTACAAACTGTTTGAACTGACGGGAACCTATACACTTAGCGACGGTTCTGGCAAAGTAACGACTACCTCCCGCGGCTACGCGTCCGTTCAGGGCTCGATCGTGAACACGGTTTACTTTCCTAGCAGCATCAATTGGCATGAGACGTTCTACCGCGGGTATGACATCCCTCCGGCTGCGATCATGATCAACGCAGCGAGGAATATCAAAGTGCTGAATGGCGAGATCATGCTGACCGGATTTAATGGCATCCATGTGGAGAACGATGTCAAGGATATCGAGGTCACAGGCAACTATATCGCAGATACGCTTGCTTCAGGCATTGTCATCGGACATCCGCACCATATCTATGAAAACGATGTGCCGATTAAGCATGAATCCAGCGTTCAGGTCTCTGGCACGCCAATCAGAAGCTGGGCTGGAGTGGATAAGGAAAAGTTCAAGGCGGGTACGGAAGCCGTGCCGGAGAATATTTATATCACGAATAACTTTTTCTTCAGAAACTGCTACGGATTCCCGGGGGCCAATACATTAGCCTCTTTCTACACAACGAATATGCAGGTTCTGCACAATTACTTTTATGACTCTACTTACGGCGCCTTGAGCATCGGCTGGGGCTGGGACGAGTACGATGGATTCGGCTTTACCGCCCAAGGCACCAACAAGACGGGCGGCCCTTACCATGGTACGCATGAAACGAGTGTTGCGAGGTCTCCAGAGATCAGTACGACTTCCAGGAATAACAAAATCAACTATAACCGGGTAGAGGAAATTTGTACGATCGTTAACGACTCCGGAGCCATTTACTCTCTGGGACGGCAGGGAGATCCGGGTACGTTGCCGGGTGGAGGGACATGGGACACCGTCAGCACGTTGACCAACAACCCTGTCACCGACAAGACTAGCAACTGGCATTCTGATAACTGGACGAATTACACCGAGATGAACTACAACTTCCTTGACCCGAATCCAACTGGAAAACCGACGACCTCCAACAACTGGACGAACGGGTTCCATCCCGACGAAGGCAGTACGTTCATTAAGATGATCGGCAACGTTGTACAGTCCAAGCTCTCCCACGCCCCTGGACAGAGCCGACTGTTCGAATTCAACAACTGGAAGCGCAAAAGCGACATGATTGCCATCGAAGGTTATGTGGACGGAGATAACAACCAGAATGGCGGCCCTAGGATTACTTATGACAACTACAAAAGCGAAGCACGCATCTGGCCGGTTAAGGGCAACGAGATCGTTTTGAATTCGGGTCTTACCGACGAATACACGCATATGATCCCAAGGAGTCTCATTGCCGATACCGAATTTGAGCTGGCTTCCAACGTTATCGTGGGTGTAGGCGGTGAAAAGGTGAGCCGCAGAGGTCTGCTCAAAGCGGAAGACACCGTCTGGCTTGCGCCCGCGAACACGACTGTCTTTGAAGAAGGCCCTACGATGACAAAAGCAGCCGGCAACGCGAAGAGCATCAACACGCCAGCTGCCGCGGGACAATACAAATTGTATATCGTCTATGGAGACGGCAGAGCAACCGCCACTTCCAAGTATACGGCTTATGTCGATGCGAGCGAGTCCACAGCCAATGTGGAAAATGGGAAAAGCTACGAGGTTTCAGCAGTACGGCCGCTGAAACTGACTTTGAGTAATGACTACATCTTTACGCTTAACGGCACGCCTGTGGCGGATGGGCACGAAATCAATACCGCAGGAAGCTGGACCTTGGTAGGCAGCACTTCGACGCCTGCAATAACCATCCAATTCAGCACTACAGTATCGGTGGCAAACAAGCTGCTCACGTCTGATGTGACAGTAGTTCCTGGCGGGACAGTCAGGTTCAAGCATGATTTGGACGACGCAACCCAAAAAATATGGATTTCCTCGTCGAGCGGCGGACATTTTGATGGCGGCGACGATGAAACGGTAGCTTCTGGAGACGCGCTCGGGATGAAAGCACCTATGTTGCCTGGACCATACATTATTTATGTACTGGCGGCAGACGGCGAAGTACTCAGTCAATCGGACGCTCGTGTTATCGTGAGCGAGACGGCGTCTGTCGACACAGCGGCTGACAAAGCCCTGTTGAGCGTCTTGATCGAAGGCGCTACAGACAAGGACTCCAAGCTTTATACAAGATCAACATGGAAAGCATTTGAACGCGCATTAAGTGATGCCAAAACGGCTGCCTCTAATGCTGAGATCGGGCAGACAGCAGCAGACAATGCCTATTACGCGCTGCGTAACGCGATCAAAGAGCTTCAACTCGTTGGAAAACAGCTCGTGGAAGTGTTCAAGGAAGATTTCGAATCAGGAACGTTGGACTCCGGAAAATGGAAAGGTCAAAACAATCAGGTTTCCGTAACCGATTCTAAAGTAATGCAGTTTGGTCCAACAGCAAACAGCAATGTTAGAGCCCAGACAGTCGAAGAATTTGGCGATATGGAAATGACCTTTGATTTCAACGTGAACTCGGGAACAGGCGATCAAGGATTCTATATCTACTTCAGAACAACGGATCGTACCGTTCCTGCTAATCTGTCCAATCGCAATGGATTCGAACTGGCAATCGGGCCTGGATTCAACCCTAATCTGAGAATTTTTGAGCATGTAAACAACAACGCTACCTACCAATTGTCAGGCGGCAGCACGGCTATCCAGCGAGATAGCTGGTACAAAGCCAAGATCGTTATTGAGGAAGGCATGTTGTATACGAAGTTTTGGCCAAGAGACAGTGAAGAACCGACACAATGGACTATGTCCGGTGCCATAAGCAACGGCGCTAAAGAAAGAGGAAAAGGACATGTCAGCTTCGAGTTTTACGGAAATCAGCGCTCAGGCATGATTGATAATGTTGTCATTAAAGAATTCCGTGAGCCTGTATTGACTGAAGAGTATGCAGAAATTAACGGTCCATCTGCGGTTATCGCCGGACATCCGGTTCAACTGTCCATTGGTATCGATAATCTGGTCAAGGGGATCGACGCATTCTCGGTCGAAGTGAATTATGATCCAGCGAAATTCGCGTTCGAAACCCTAACTGATGCAGACGGAGTGGTCAGTCTGGCCGACAGTGCAATAACGAATGTGCATCCTGATTTGAATATTCTTGCTACAGCAGTCAAGCAACAAACAGGAAAGATCCTCATTATTGCTTCAACGAAAGGTAGCCTGTACCAAAATAGTGGTGAGCTGTTTGTGCTGAATGGCAGAGCTGCAAGTAGTGCATCTGCGGGCGGTACGAGCGTGTCCCTCTCTGACTTCGTTGTGACAGCACAAGCCGATGCTCGTAACATCAGCACGGAGGAAGCAGTTCTGGACATCCAAGTGAGAATAACGGATAACTCGGCGCTTGCAGCAGTTATTGAACAAGCTGAAGAATTGCTGAGCAGATCGAAAGAAGGTTCACAACCTGGGCAATATCCGGTTGGCTCCAAAGCCGTATTGCAAGGTGCGGTTCAATCTGCGATTCTTGTCCGGGATAACAATGCTGCAACGGAAAGTGACATCGCGCAAGCGATCACAGCGCTCAAGCAAGCCATCTCTGTGTTCAGAAACAGTGTGATGTCTTATCCTGATGTAAGTAAAACAGAATTGACCAAAGCAATTGAAGCTGCGAAATTGAGGCTGGATACAGCAGAGAAGGGTAACAAAATTGGTCAATATACCTCCGCTGCGATACGTGCGCTGGATGAAGCAATCCAGCAGGCAGTGGCAGTGAAGAATGATGGTTTAGCTTCACAGTCTACAGTTAACCAAGCCGTTACTGCTCTTCATGAAGCGGTAGGTGTCTTCGCTACTCGAATCGTTACATTTGTACCTGGTCAAACCGCAGTAACCATTCTTGACCTGTCGTACTTGGCGAAATACTACGGTACGAAATCAAGCGATTCGGATTGGATCAAGGTTGAACCGGCCAACCTCTTTGATAGCGGAGAAATTACCATTCGTGAATTGTCAGCCGTTGCCAGAATGATTGTTGAAAACTGGTTGTCGGAGTAA
- a CDS encoding S-layer homology domain-containing protein, with the protein MRRKVLFLCLSLMLSLSFISHTALAKDVFFSLTVDNERPAVGQKIQVIVTGDNLTDMYGYEINLTFDTRLLRYVKAESSLSGFSVPMAPKGGKLVFAHTKVSKVAGENGKAVLATITFEVIGASNEPTAIGLTGVELVKSDLTTTNHVTNVKLNVIPTGNPLVIFSDLADHWAKQEIERAAGLGFVNGYPDGTFRPQNQVTRAEFIVMIARAMELTSKGGAAFEFTDQEAILDWARPFIAEAQLAGVISGYEDGSLRPNSLINRSEMAGMVMRALDIAPDQGLKPTFADTDSIAAWAQPYVAAAAEAGLINGRGNNRFVPAANATRAEAVVLILRMLDLDPV; encoded by the coding sequence ATGAGACGTAAAGTCCTATTCCTATGTCTATCTCTGATGCTATCGTTATCTTTCATTTCACATACCGCGCTTGCTAAGGATGTTTTCTTTTCCTTGACTGTAGACAATGAACGCCCTGCAGTCGGACAGAAAATCCAGGTTATCGTGACTGGAGACAACTTGACCGATATGTATGGCTATGAAATAAACCTGACTTTTGATACACGTCTCTTGCGTTATGTTAAAGCAGAAAGTTCGTTGTCGGGCTTCTCCGTGCCGATGGCGCCAAAGGGCGGAAAACTTGTATTTGCCCATACGAAGGTTAGCAAAGTGGCCGGTGAAAACGGAAAGGCAGTTCTGGCTACGATTACGTTTGAGGTTATAGGGGCAAGCAATGAGCCAACCGCAATCGGTCTTACCGGGGTGGAGCTTGTGAAGAGCGATTTGACCACTACGAATCATGTAACGAACGTAAAGCTGAACGTGATACCGACCGGTAATCCACTGGTGATTTTTAGTGATCTTGCCGACCACTGGGCAAAACAGGAGATCGAGAGGGCTGCCGGACTCGGTTTCGTTAACGGTTATCCCGACGGCACCTTCCGCCCGCAGAACCAAGTAACGCGAGCGGAGTTTATCGTGATGATCGCCCGGGCAATGGAGCTTACGTCCAAAGGCGGCGCAGCGTTCGAATTCACCGATCAGGAGGCGATTCTGGACTGGGCTAGGCCGTTTATCGCTGAAGCTCAATTAGCCGGCGTTATTAGTGGTTACGAGGATGGAAGCTTGCGCCCGAACAGTCTGATTAACCGTAGTGAAATGGCTGGCATGGTTATGCGGGCATTAGATATTGCGCCTGACCAAGGATTGAAGCCGACATTCGCCGATACCGACAGCATTGCAGCTTGGGCTCAGCCCTACGTTGCGGCGGCTGCTGAAGCGGGCCTGATCAACGGTAGAGGCAATAACCGGTTTGTGCCTGCGGCTAACGCAACACGTGCGGAGGCGGTAGTCTTAATTCTGAGAATGCTTGACCTTGATCCGGTCTAA
- a CDS encoding helix-turn-helix domain-containing protein — protein MSQEFLAYMAGLDRTYISGVERGERNVSIVNIEKIAAALQVSMEYMFSGERFSLTPAYQPKDFTIPFKKRFNYSLDSEMKVLAFQVNGLFSGKRDVEYLSSIILGVCSAYGKDELNILVDHRDMMASDGQPVVYSPEVAAQAVEFQRELTTYSKKVVCLCNSSFMVQNLNHVAKASGIYEKATHLFEKDMIDKAYSILDINGNELIKA, from the coding sequence ATGTCTCAGGAATTTCTGGCTTACATGGCAGGGCTTGATCGAACATATATAAGTGGAGTAGAACGAGGAGAACGCAATGTAAGTATTGTAAATATTGAAAAAATTGCAGCCGCGCTTCAAGTATCAATGGAATATATGTTCTCAGGAGAGCGTTTCTCTTTAACCCCTGCGTATCAGCCTAAGGACTTTACAATACCATTTAAAAAGAGATTCAATTATTCACTTGATAGTGAAATGAAAGTGCTAGCGTTTCAAGTGAATGGTTTATTTTCAGGAAAAAGAGATGTGGAATACTTATCTTCCATCATATTAGGTGTTTGTTCTGCTTATGGGAAAGATGAATTAAACATACTGGTAGATCATCGGGATATGATGGCTTCAGATGGTCAGCCTGTGGTTTATTCTCCTGAAGTTGCAGCGCAAGCGGTAGAATTTCAGAGAGAATTGACTACATATAGTAAAAAAGTCGTTTGCCTTTGTAATTCATCATTCATGGTTCAAAACTTAAATCATGTGGCTAAAGCTAGTGGCATTTATGAAAAAGCGACCCATCTTTTTGAGAAAGATATGATCGATAAAGCATACTCAATTCTCGACATCAATGGAAATGAACTTATCAAAGCTTGA